One segment of Drosophila ananassae strain 14024-0371.13 chromosome 3R, ASM1763931v2, whole genome shotgun sequence DNA contains the following:
- the LOC6497825 gene encoding serine protease grass isoform X2, protein MGSRPWLALLQYNLTNPDLVFREQFKCGGTLISSNYILTAAHCIHDNLASVRLGEHSISNPKDCMLYGMQRMCLDAPQDIPIEERIAHPNYIIGEYKHDIGLIRLKHPVQFTDFIRPICLPLYPDLILSSQTENIMEVSGWGVTENQTLSDVPMKAFVNRLQSTKCLDYNFDVDDTQICVSASERDSCQGDSGGPLTFPGRYKGKQRQVQAGIVSYGGEECGSYPVAVYTDVSEYMSWITSTIVDKHL, encoded by the exons ATGGGTTCCCGGCCCTGGCTAGCCTTGCTACAGTACAACCTTACTAATCCAGATCTAGTCTTCAGAGAACAGTTCAAATGCGGCGGCACTCTGATTAGTTCAA ACTATATTTTGACGGCTGCGCACTGTATACACGATAACCT TGCATCCGTCCGTTTGGGAGAGCATAGCATTAGCAATCCTAAAGACTGCATGTTGTATGGCATGCAGCGGATGTGTCTAGATGCCCCCCAGGACATTCCGATCGAAGAGAGGATCGCCCACCCGAATTACATAATAGGAGAATATAAACACGACATAGGGTTGATCCGACTTAAGCACCCGGTCCAGTTCACCGATTTCATTCGACCCATATGCCTACCACTGTATCCTGACCTCATCTTGTCGAGTCAGACCGAGAATATTATGGAAGTATCCGGCTGGGGGGTTACGGAGAACCAAACACTCTCCGACGTTCCCATGAAGGCATTCGTAAACCGACTGCAGTCGACCAAGTGCCTTGATTACAATTTTGATGTCGATGACACCCAAATCTGCGTAAGCGCCAGTGAACGCGATAGCTGCCAGGGCGACTCCGGCGGCCCACTAACCTTCCCGGGTCGATACAAGGGCAAACAGCGCCAAGTGCAGGCCGGAATAGTGAGCTACGGAGGAGAGGAATGCGGATCTTATCCGGTGGCGGTCTATACTGATGTCTCTGAATATATGTCTTGGATAACCAGCACAATTGTGGACAAACATTTATAA
- the LOC6497825 gene encoding serine protease grass isoform X1 → MLFKNHFEFLEIRSMFPRINTILIEVINFYSKVLSEQQQCSDFFNVGRWFKTLQSRIDFSGRMMCLQLSVLVIFLALGLEWIGPVDSKRCKTHDNKEGICVIPRECPPLFQIVTKHRNGETLSPQENFLRQSVVHCVQRKIFCCAQPLNSNGFDLLAENDNICGLFNDLKVFNGKVVRMGSRPWLALLQYNLTNPDLVFREQFKCGGTLISSNYILTAAHCIHDNLASVRLGEHSISNPKDCMLYGMQRMCLDAPQDIPIEERIAHPNYIIGEYKHDIGLIRLKHPVQFTDFIRPICLPLYPDLILSSQTENIMEVSGWGVTENQTLSDVPMKAFVNRLQSTKCLDYNFDVDDTQICVSASERDSCQGDSGGPLTFPGRYKGKQRQVQAGIVSYGGEECGSYPVAVYTDVSEYMSWITSTIVDKHL, encoded by the exons ATGTTATTCAAAAATCATTTCGAATTCCTAGAAATACGCTCAATGTTTCCTAGAATTAATACCATTTTAATTGAagtcattaatttttattcaaaagtgTTATCAGAACAGCAACAGTGCAGTGATTTTTTTAATGTGGGGCGGTGGTTCAAAACACTACAGTCGCGAATAGATTTTTCTGGAAGAATGATGTGCCTACAGCTTTCGGTTCTGGTGATCTTTCTAGCTTTGGGCCTAGAGTGGATTGGGCCTGTAGATTCCAAACGCTGTAAAACCCATGACAACAAAGAAGGAATATGCGTGATTCCTCGGGAATGTCCGCCCCTTTTTCAGATTGTCACTAAGCACAGAAACGGAGAGACACTAAGCCCCCAGGAGAACTTTTTGAGACAATCAGTTGTTCATTGCGTGCAG CGAAAAATTTTTTGCTGCGCACAGCCACTTAACTCTAATGGATTCGACTTGCTGGCGGAAAACGACAATATATGCGGACTTTTCAATGATCTTAAGGTTTTTAATGGAAAAGTTGTTCGCATGGGTTCCCGGCCCTGGCTAGCCTTGCTACAGTACAACCTTACTAATCCAGATCTAGTCTTCAGAGAACAGTTCAAATGCGGCGGCACTCTGATTAGTTCAA ACTATATTTTGACGGCTGCGCACTGTATACACGATAACCT TGCATCCGTCCGTTTGGGAGAGCATAGCATTAGCAATCCTAAAGACTGCATGTTGTATGGCATGCAGCGGATGTGTCTAGATGCCCCCCAGGACATTCCGATCGAAGAGAGGATCGCCCACCCGAATTACATAATAGGAGAATATAAACACGACATAGGGTTGATCCGACTTAAGCACCCGGTCCAGTTCACCGATTTCATTCGACCCATATGCCTACCACTGTATCCTGACCTCATCTTGTCGAGTCAGACCGAGAATATTATGGAAGTATCCGGCTGGGGGGTTACGGAGAACCAAACACTCTCCGACGTTCCCATGAAGGCATTCGTAAACCGACTGCAGTCGACCAAGTGCCTTGATTACAATTTTGATGTCGATGACACCCAAATCTGCGTAAGCGCCAGTGAACGCGATAGCTGCCAGGGCGACTCCGGCGGCCCACTAACCTTCCCGGGTCGATACAAGGGCAAACAGCGCCAAGTGCAGGCCGGAATAGTGAGCTACGGAGGAGAGGAATGCGGATCTTATCCGGTGGCGGTCTATACTGATGTCTCTGAATATATGTCTTGGATAACCAGCACAATTGTGGACAAACATTTATAA